A single window of Flavobacteriales bacterium DNA harbors:
- a CDS encoding L,D-transpeptidase produces MIRIALLILLPLCSVAQRVDSIVVDISDQRLYTFENGDTLGTYPVSTSKYGIGS; encoded by the coding sequence ATGATCCGCATCGCCCTCCTGATCCTGTTGCCCCTGTGTTCCGTAGCACAGCGGGTCGATTCCATCGTGGTCGACATCTCCGATCAGCGGCTCTATACCTTCGAAAACGGCGACACCCTCGGAACCTACCCGGTCTCCACTTCCAAATACGGCATCGGATCATAG
- a CDS encoding L,D-transpeptidase yields the protein MESRPRFTGKDYVTSRILWLAGLEPGLNQGPGIDSHDRYIYIHGTHEEGLIGQPASHGCVRMLNEDVIILFDRTPVGSAVYIQE from the coding sequence ATGGAGTCGCGCCCCCGATTCACCGGAAAGGATTACGTCACTTCCCGTATTCTTTGGCTAGCCGGACTAGAGCCCGGACTTAACCAAGGCCCGGGCATCGATTCGCACGATCGATACATCTATATCCACGGCACGCACGAAGAAGGGCTCATTGGCCAACCCGCATCGCACGGATGTGTGCGTATGCTGAATGAAGATGTGATCATATTATTTGATCGCACACCTGTAGGCTCGGCCGTGTACATCCAAGAGTAA